TGGACTATGACAAGCTGACCATGAAAATCGATACCGATGGTTCGATCACGCCGGACGACGCCGTAGCCTTTGCTGCGCGTATCCTGCAGGACCAACTGTCGATCTTCGTGAACTTTGATGAGCCTGAGTCTGCTTCTCGTGCAGACGAAGACGATGGTCTCGAGTTCAACCCGCTTCTGCTGAAGAAAGTGGACGAGTTGGAACTGTCTGTTCGTTCGGCAAACTGCCTGAAGAACGACAACATCGTTTACATCGGCGATCTGATCCAGAAAACCGAAGCAGAAATGCTGCGCACGCCGAACTTCGGCCGCAAGTCGCTGAACGAGATCAAGGAAGTGCTTTCGGGCATGGGTCTGCATCTCGGCATGGACGTCGAGGACTGGCCACCGGACAACATCGAAGATCTGGCGAAAAAGTTCGAAGACTCGTTCTAATAGGACTGGTCAAAAGATTGGAGAGGGCGTAAAGCCCTCTCCGCAATGCCCGGAATACCGGGGAAAACCTGGGCACCAACGCCCCAAGGAGAGTAGCTGACCCGCATCGGCTGCCAGACAAAGCAAAATATAACGAAGGAATACGAAAATGCGTCACGCACGTGGTTACCGCCGCCTGAACCGTACACATGAGCACCGTAAAGCTCTGTTCTCGAACATGGCAGGCTCGCTCATCGAGCATGAGCAGATCAAAACAACTCTGCCAAAAGCAAAAGAATTGCGCCCGATCATCGAAAAGATGATCACACTGGCAAAACGCGGCGACCTGCACGCCCGCCGTCAGGCTTCGTCCAAGCTGAAGCAGGACAAGTATGTCGCGAAACTGTTCGACATTCTGGGTCCACGCTACAAAGACCGCTCCGGTGGCTATGTGCGCGTCCTGAAAGCTGGTTTCCGGTATGGTGACATGGCGCCAATGGCGATCATCGAATTTGTTGACCGCGACCGCGACGCCAAGGGCGCAGGCGACAAAGCCCGCGTTGCAGCGTTTGAAGTTGCCGACGACGAATAAGAATTTCGGACATATCGTCCGGATGTTGAAAACCCCTGGTCCTTTGGATCGGGGGTTTTTTGTTGCCTGAGGAAGGAATGCGCCCCATGGGCGCTGCCTCCGGCGGGGATATTTATGGCCAGATGAAGCGACACCTGAAATTAAAATTGCCTGCTACTCAGTTTTTTCCCCTTGCTCGGTCAGAGCAACATGCAGCATCTTCAGAATTTGATTTCCATTGTGTGATGTGGAGATCAAGCACGGGGCATC
This portion of the Parasedimentitalea marina genome encodes:
- the rplQ gene encoding 50S ribosomal protein L17, translated to MRHARGYRRLNRTHEHRKALFSNMAGSLIEHEQIKTTLPKAKELRPIIEKMITLAKRGDLHARRQASSKLKQDKYVAKLFDILGPRYKDRSGGYVRVLKAGFRYGDMAPMAIIEFVDRDRDAKGAGDKARVAAFEVADDE